A genomic stretch from Musa acuminata AAA Group cultivar baxijiao unplaced genomic scaffold, Cavendish_Baxijiao_AAA HiC_scaffold_1138, whole genome shotgun sequence includes:
- the LOC135671117 gene encoding zinc-finger homeodomain protein 2-like, whose amino-acid sequence MDFEDHDEADEEMGLLAISGYDNPMPNSPRGGAGGGGGDKMGGSAGGAEEAAVSGSGKRKVGGGGSGWGVRYRECLKNHAVAIGGHAVDGCSEFLAAGEEDTLDALRCAACSCHRNFHRREEEGGGGAAVLETVGYYHRFSPFYQTPAGYLHHRHHMVVAASAQQQHRPQLLALPSTSGGGGQSRDDQDSDSNPMLGARGLVGVGGATGTSGSGGHRKRSRTKFTQEQKEKMLAFAERVGWRIQKHDEAAVQQFCGETCVDRHVLKVWMHNNKQTLGKKP is encoded by the coding sequence ATGGATTTCGAAGATCACGATGAGGCTGATGAGGAGATGGGGTTACTGGCGATTTCGGGCTACGATAACCCCATGCCGAATTCACCTCGtggaggagcaggaggaggaggaggagataaaATGGGAGGCAGCGCGGGCGGAGCTGAGGAAGCGGCCGTGTCAGGTTCGGGGAAACGGAAGGTGGGCGGTGGCGGAAGTGGATGGGGAGTGAGGTACAGGGAGTGCTTAAAGAACCACGCGGTGGCTATCGGAGGCCACGCAGTGGACGGCTGCAGCGAGTTCTTGGCTGCCGGGGAGGAGGACACGCTCGACGCGCTCCGATGCGCCGCGTGCAGCTGCCACCGCAACTTCCATCGGAGGGAGGAAGAGGGCGGTGGCGGAGCGGCCGTGCTAGAGACGGTTGGGTACTACCATCGGTTCTCACCGTTCTACCAGACGCCGGCGGGGTACCTGCACCATCGCCATCACATGGTGGTGGCCGCGTCCGCACAGCAGCAGCACAGGCCGCAGCTCCTCGCGCTGCCGTCGACTTCCGGCGGAGGAGGGCAGAGCCGGGACGACCAGGACAGCGACTCGAATCCGATGCTGGGGGCGAGAGGGCTGGTGGGAGTAGGCGGCGCGACGGGCACATCAGGATCGGGAGGGCACAGGAAGAGATCCCGGACCAAGTTCACGCAGGAGCAGAAGGAGAAGATGCTGGCATTCGCGGAGCGCGTGGGGTGGCGGATCCAGAAGCACGACGAGGCGGCGGTGCAGCAGTTCTGCGGCGAGACCTGCGTCGATCGCCATGTCCTCAAGGTCTGGATGCACAACAACAAGCAAACCCTCGGTAAGAAACCCTAG
- the LOC104000081 gene encoding gamma-tubulin complex component 3, producing MDHPKTLDLVKELVLRLLSAVDSPSSDAIDELPRALRFAHRLLSSRMAPSLAPDELVLAETIKRQLAACGRSSDALAFSDLRTKLSARSSAPGSIRNRWALLYLLKSLSDARRREPLLPSSATTGLPALPLNPQPTHQSPLAAKKTLPPSCGILLVSKDPDNIREIALREYGDIVMDETEVSESALVRDILFVSQGIDGRYVRFDKVSDRYEPPDLLKLPRSMRTMVCKLSELGWLFRKVRGYITESMSCFPAEEVGTVGQAFCSALQDELSDYYKLLAVLESHSLNPIPTPGSVSGVTVNYLSLRRLAVWLAEPMVRMRLMAVLVDGCRSLRGGAMAGAIHERAQHGDPLVQEFMGCLLRRVCSPLFEMVRSWVLEGELEDTFAEFFIQGQAVKAESLWREGYQIQSAMLPSFISPALAQRILRTGKSINFLRACCEDNGWATAAAEAAAHVGTTTRRGGLVYGEPNALEALVVEAAKRIDRHLMDVIHKRYRFKDHCLAIKRYLLLGQGDFVQYLMDIIGPELSEPANTISSFHLSGLLEMAIRASNAQYDDWDILDHLKVKMMEHGDGNRGWDVFSLEYDATVPLDTVFTASVMKKYLKIFNFLWKLKRVEHALIGIWKMMKPNSIISCIYTEEGAAVKAQFVAVLRRCQVLWNEMNHFVTNFQYYIMFEVLEVSWAHFSEEMDAAKDLDDLLAAHDKYLNSIVEKSLLGEQSQGLIRILFVLFDLILRLRTHAERWFESIFQLQLRGKSKLKAKLKEPGSYPDVGRKAIMQLAGEFLQRMGEDLDKIAKEYSASLDAFISQLPMQQHVDLKFLLFRLDFTEFYSRLSPSK from the exons ATGGACCATCCCAAAACCCTCGATCTCGTCAAGGAGCTTGTCCTCCGCCTCCTCTCTGCTGTCGATTCTCCCTCTTCCGACGCCATCGATGAGCTTCCCCGAGCCCTCCGCTTCGCTCATCGCCTCCTTTCCAGCCGCATGGCACCTTCCCTCGCTCCGGATGAGCTCGTACTTGCCGAGACAATCAAGCGCCAGCTCGCCGCCTGCGGTCGCTCCTCCGACGCCCTGGCCTTCTCCGACCTCCGCACCAAGCTCTCGGCCCGCTCCTCCGCTCCCGGATCCATCCGCAACCGTTGGGCCCTCCTCTACCTCCTCAAATCCCTGTCCGACGCCCGCCGCCGCGAACCCCTCCTCCCGTCTTCAGCGACGACCGGCCTCCCTGCCCTCCCCCTCAACCCTCAGCCGACCCACCAATCGCCTCTTGCCGCCAAAAAAACCCTACCCCCGTCCTGCGGCATCCTCCTCGTCTCCAAGGATCCAGATAACATTCGTGAGATCGCACTCCGAGAGTACGGTGATATAGTCATGGACGAGACTGAGGTCTCGGAATCGGCCCTCGTGAGGGATATCCTCTTTGTTTCCCAGGGTATCGATGGGCGGTATGTGAGGTTCGATAAGGTGTCAGACCGCTATGAACCTCCGGATTTGCTGAAGCTGCCAAGATCCATGAGAACGATGGTCTGCAAGCTCTCTGAACTCGGATGGCTCTTCCGGAAAGTCAGGGGTTATATCACTGAGAGCATGAGCTGCTTTCCTGCTGAGGAGGTTGGTACAGTCGGCCAGGCCTTCTGCTCTGCTCTCCAGGATGAGCTTTCAGACTACTACAAACTTTTGGCTGTGCTTGAGTCCCATTCTCTGAATCCGATCCCGACTCCTGGTTCCGTTTCGGGGGTAACAGTGAATTACCTGTCCTTGAGACGGCTTGCAGTCTGGCTCGCTGAACCCATGGTTAGGATGCGATTGATGGCAGTTCTAGTTGATGGGTGTCGATCTCTTAGAGGTGGAGCAATGGCTGGTGCAATACACGAGAGGGCACAGCATGGGGATCCATTGGTACAGGAGTTCATGGGTTGTCTCCTCCGGAGGGTCTGCTCGCCTTTGTTTGAGATGGTCCGGAGTTGGGTCTTGGAGGGGGAGTTGGAGGATACATTTGCGGAGTTCTTCATACAGGGCCAAGCTGTAAAGGCCGAGTCTCTATGGCGAGAAGGCTACCAAATCCAGTCTGCTATGCTGCCTTCTTTCATTTCTCCTGCTCTGGCACAAAGGATCTTGCGGACAGGAAAGTCCATCAATTTCCTCAGAGCTTGCTGTGAGGACAATGGTtgggctactgctgctgctgaagCAGCAGCTCATGTTGGGACCACTACTAGGAGGGGTGGGCTTGTGTATGGGGAGCCAAATGCTTTAGAAGCACTTGTTGTCGAAGCAGCTAAGCGGATTGATCGTCATTTGATGGATGTGATTCACAAGCGGTATCGGTTCAAGGACCATTGTCTAGCAATCAAAAGGTACTTGCTTCTTGGTCAGGGAGACTTTGTGCAGTATTTGATGGATATTATTGGCCCAGAGCTATCAGAACCAGCCAACACAATCAGCTCATTCCACTTGTCAGGGTTGCTAGAGATGGCAATCCGTGCATCCAATGCACAGTATGATGATTGGGATATTCTAGATCATTTGAAGGTAAAGATGATGGAGCATGGTGATGGTAATAGGGGATGGGATGTGTTCTCATTGGAGTATGATGCGACAGTGCCTCTGGACACAGTATTTACTGCATCTGTCATGAAGAAGTACCTCAAGATTTTTAACTTTCTATGGAAACTAAAACGGGTTGAACACGCATTGATTGGAATATGGAAGATGATGAAACCAAATTCCATTATTTCTTGTATTTACACCGAAGAAGGTGCAGCAGTTAAGGCACAGTTTGTCGCTGTTCTACGAAGGTGCCAAGTACTGTGGAATGAAATGAACCATTTCGTGACAAACTTTCAGTACTATATAATGTTTGAGGTTCTTGAAGTTTCATGGGCACATTTCTCAGAAGAAATGGATGCTGCAAAAGATTTAGATGATCTTCTTGCTGCTCATGATAAGTATCTTAACTCAATTGTGGAGAAGTCTCTTCTAGGGGAGCAATCTCAGGGTCTTATTAGGATTCTGTTTGTTCTATTTGATCTTATACTGCGGCTTCGAACCCATGCAGAGAGGTGGTTTGAAAGCATCTTTCAGTTGCAGCTTAG AGGGAAGAGCAAATTAAAGGCAAAACTGAAGGAGCCAGGTTCATATCCTGATGTGGGTAGAAAAGCCATAATGCAACTTGCTGGAGAATTTCTACAGCGCATGGGTGAAGACCTTGACAAGATTGCAAAAGAGTATTCAGCATCACTTGATGCTTTTATCTCTCAGTTGCCCATGCAACAACATGTTGATTTGAAGTTCCTTCTCTTTCGTCTAGACTTTACCGAATTTTATAGTCGGCTTTCCCCTAGCAAGTAA